In Kitasatospora sp. NA04385, a single genomic region encodes these proteins:
- a CDS encoding ROK family transcriptional regulator yields the protein MTAPATQAPSARRLRTRATLLAVLGEHGTLSRAEISRLTGLSRSAVSSAVTDLLDEGLVSETTASPAADGPLRPTGRGRRAAAVTLRRAHALVLAFDFGHTHLTAAVADTTGAVLGEATAHLDVDNHPREVLDAARTLAGRALDAAGHRLDEITAIAAGIPGALDTRTNVVRAPSTLSQWIGMDPAAELGRVFDRPVAVGNDAEMGARGERAYGTGHAVNDLVYVKASTGIGAGLLLDGRIYRGASGISGEIGHIQLPDTGTWCRCGNRGCLESVASIVEVRRRLVHVLAPGARPGEAVDLPPLDQLADVPAAARVIGEAGRTIGRVLADLVNCLNPAAIIIGGELGQAGAPLVHGIRESVDRYAQPAVAEAVDIRATRLGLRSELYGAIDAAVAVAVGR from the coding sequence ATGACAGCCCCCGCCACCCAGGCCCCCTCGGCCCGCCGCCTGCGCACCCGGGCCACCCTGCTCGCCGTCCTGGGCGAGCACGGCACCCTGAGCCGGGCCGAGATCAGCCGGCTGACCGGGCTCTCCCGCTCCGCCGTCAGCAGCGCGGTCACCGACCTGCTCGACGAGGGCCTCGTCAGCGAGACCACCGCCTCCCCCGCCGCCGACGGCCCCCTCCGCCCGACCGGACGCGGCCGCCGCGCCGCCGCCGTCACCCTGCGCCGGGCCCACGCCCTGGTGCTCGCCTTCGACTTCGGCCACACCCACCTCACCGCCGCCGTCGCCGACACCACCGGCGCCGTCCTCGGCGAGGCCACCGCCCACCTGGACGTCGACAACCACCCGCGCGAGGTCCTCGACGCCGCCCGCACCCTCGCCGGCCGGGCCCTCGACGCCGCCGGGCACCGCCTCGACGAGATCACCGCCATCGCCGCCGGCATCCCCGGCGCCCTCGACACCCGCACCAACGTGGTCCGCGCCCCCTCCACCCTCTCCCAGTGGATCGGCATGGACCCCGCCGCCGAACTCGGCCGGGTCTTCGACCGCCCCGTCGCCGTCGGCAACGACGCCGAGATGGGCGCCCGCGGCGAACGCGCCTACGGCACCGGCCACGCCGTCAACGACCTCGTCTACGTCAAGGCGTCCACCGGCATCGGCGCCGGCCTCCTGCTCGACGGGCGCATCTACCGCGGCGCCAGCGGCATCTCCGGCGAGATCGGCCACATCCAGCTCCCCGACACCGGCACCTGGTGCCGCTGCGGCAACCGCGGCTGCCTGGAGTCCGTCGCCTCCATCGTCGAGGTCCGCCGCCGCCTGGTGCACGTCCTCGCGCCCGGCGCCCGCCCCGGCGAGGCCGTCGACCTCCCGCCGCTCGACCAGCTCGCCGACGTCCCCGCCGCCGCCCGCGTCATCGGCGAGGCCGGTCGCACCATCGGCCGGGTCCTCGCCGACCTGGTCAACTGCCTCAACCCCGCCGCCATCATCATCGGCGGCGAACTCGGCCAGGCCGGCGCCCCCCTCGTCCACGGCATCCGCGAGTCCGTCGACCGCTACGCCCAGCCCGCCGTCGCCGAAGCGGTGGACATCCGCGCCACCCGCCTCGGCCTGCGCTCCGAGCTCTACGGTGCGATCGACGCGGCCGTGGCGGTCGCCGTCGGCCGCTGA
- a CDS encoding LCP family protein: MSARRAKGGRGGARNRGHRARRIALWATAGTVSLAVLAGGLVYYRLNGNLSTFDEDGVSKDRPAAGSADAQGRTPVNLLLIGSDSRDGANKDLGGGEDGGARSDTAILLHVYADHKHAVGVSIPRDSLVEIPPCMLPNKTWTKDQPSAMFNSAFSVGDTEQGNPACTQNTVEKLTGLRVDHTMVVNFQGFADMTKAVGGVDVCLPKAVYEGDLDPNLGHKGKELFKQGHQTISGQAALDYVRIRHGLGDGSDIGRTKRQQAFLSSLIKQVKSQGMDPTTLLPLADAATKALTVDQGLGSAAKLIDFAMSLKDVDLHDIKFLTVPWRYQGERVALVHPDADQLWAALRSDRTLDGQDGSAPPAAGTDSASAEPGPAASGAASAGTPRTDGTGVRVAVYNGTDTPGLTTRAAEALEGSGFTVTGRANAASRTHRSTLVEYGPGERAQAEKVAALFPGAVLEAGGRAGIALTLGADYAADGGTTAAPPVPTGPLPTSVSQARSADDDACADLTYG, encoded by the coding sequence ATGTCCGCACGCAGGGCGAAGGGCGGTCGCGGCGGCGCACGGAACCGCGGCCACCGGGCGCGGCGGATAGCCCTGTGGGCCACCGCGGGCACCGTCTCGCTGGCCGTCCTGGCCGGCGGCCTGGTCTACTACCGGCTGAACGGCAACCTGAGCACCTTCGACGAGGACGGCGTCAGCAAGGACCGGCCCGCCGCCGGGAGCGCCGACGCCCAGGGCCGCACCCCCGTCAACCTGCTGCTGATCGGGTCCGACTCGCGCGACGGCGCCAACAAGGACCTCGGCGGCGGCGAGGACGGCGGCGCCCGCTCGGACACCGCGATCCTGCTGCACGTCTACGCCGACCACAAGCACGCCGTCGGGGTGTCCATCCCGCGCGACTCGCTGGTCGAGATCCCGCCCTGCATGCTGCCGAACAAGACTTGGACCAAGGACCAGCCCAGCGCCATGTTCAACAGCGCCTTCTCGGTCGGCGACACCGAGCAGGGCAACCCGGCCTGCACCCAGAACACCGTGGAGAAGCTCACCGGGCTGCGGGTCGACCACACCATGGTGGTCAACTTCCAGGGCTTCGCCGACATGACCAAGGCGGTCGGCGGCGTCGACGTCTGCCTGCCCAAGGCCGTCTACGAGGGCGACCTCGACCCCAACCTCGGCCACAAGGGCAAGGAGTTGTTCAAGCAGGGCCACCAGACCATCTCCGGCCAGGCCGCGCTCGACTACGTCCGCATCCGGCACGGTCTCGGCGACGGCTCCGACATCGGCCGCACCAAGCGCCAGCAGGCCTTCCTGTCCTCGCTGATCAAGCAGGTCAAGTCGCAGGGCATGGACCCCACCACGCTGCTGCCGCTGGCCGACGCCGCCACCAAGGCGCTCACCGTGGACCAGGGCCTGGGCTCGGCCGCGAAGCTGATCGACTTCGCCATGTCGCTCAAGGACGTCGACCTGCACGACATCAAGTTCCTCACCGTGCCCTGGCGCTACCAGGGCGAACGCGTCGCCCTGGTGCACCCCGACGCCGACCAGCTGTGGGCCGCGCTCCGCAGCGACCGCACCCTGGACGGGCAGGACGGCTCCGCGCCGCCCGCCGCCGGCACCGACTCCGCCTCCGCCGAGCCGGGCCCCGCCGCGTCCGGCGCCGCCTCCGCCGGGACGCCGAGGACCGACGGCACCGGTGTCAGGGTCGCCGTCTACAACGGCACCGACACCCCCGGGCTGACCACCCGGGCCGCCGAGGCGCTGGAGGGCTCCGGCTTCACCGTCACCGGCCGGGCCAACGCCGCCTCCCGCACCCACCGCAGCACCCTGGTCGAGTACGGGCCCGGCGAGAGGGCCCAGGCCGAGAAGGTCGCCGCGCTGTTCCCCGGCGCCGTCCTGGAGGCCGGCGGCCGGGCCGGGATCGCGCTCACCCTGGGCGCCGACTACGCCGCCGACGGCGGCACCACCGCCGCCCCGCCGGTGCCCACCGGCCCGCTGCCCACCAGCGTCAGCCAGGCCCGCTCCGCCGACGACGACGCCTGCGCCGACCTGACCTACGGCTGA
- a CDS encoding proline--tRNA ligase: MRWSQLYVPTLREDPADADAASHRLLVRAGYVRQLAAGHYSLLPLAARVRARIVAVVREEMERIGAQEFLLPALHPAELWRRTGRWESMGEEMFRLTDRKGAEQALGMTHEEVFAHLAGELRSYRQLPQVWYQFQTKFRDEARPRSGLLRVREFTMKDSYSFDLDEAGLERSFEAHRRAYLRIFERLGLPAFGVRASSGSMGGSASVEFMSPSAAGEDLVVRCPGCGYAANTEKALSALPAVVDPTDADRPGADRPEEFATPAARTIEELAERHGVAPERQLKTLVQVVDGVLTLVLLRGDHALVEQKLLDALGASATRAATAEEITAALGASPGSLGPLGGHGLPVVADEALRGRTGLTCGANRDGFHLRGVSVGRDAGVGRWADLREVAAGEACTECGSALEVLRTIEVGHIFQLGRRYTEALDVAVSGPGGERVVPLMGSYGIGVERVLAALVEAHHDERGIRWPAAVAPFDVVLTVLPDRDGTVAAAAERLYAELGAAGVRVLLDDRAERPGVKFADAELIGVPRRLTVGARSLAAGVVELTARADGAVREVALDAVVAELAGSVG; encoded by the coding sequence ATGCGCTGGTCGCAGTTGTACGTACCCACCCTGCGGGAGGACCCGGCCGACGCCGACGCCGCCAGCCACCGCCTGCTGGTCCGCGCCGGGTACGTGCGGCAGTTGGCGGCGGGCCACTACTCGCTGCTGCCGCTGGCGGCCCGGGTCCGGGCCCGGATCGTCGCGGTGGTGCGCGAGGAGATGGAGCGGATCGGGGCGCAGGAGTTCCTGCTGCCCGCGCTGCACCCGGCCGAGCTGTGGCGGCGCACCGGGCGCTGGGAGTCGATGGGCGAGGAGATGTTCCGCCTGACCGACCGCAAGGGCGCCGAGCAGGCCCTCGGGATGACCCACGAGGAGGTGTTCGCGCACCTCGCCGGGGAGTTGCGCTCGTACCGGCAGCTGCCCCAGGTCTGGTACCAGTTCCAGACCAAGTTCCGGGACGAGGCTCGGCCCCGCTCGGGCCTGCTGCGGGTGCGCGAGTTCACCATGAAGGACTCGTACAGCTTCGACCTCGACGAGGCCGGCCTGGAGCGCTCCTTCGAGGCGCACCGGCGGGCCTACCTGCGGATCTTCGAGCGGCTCGGGCTGCCCGCGTTCGGGGTGCGGGCCTCCAGCGGCAGCATGGGCGGCAGCGCCTCGGTGGAGTTCATGAGCCCCTCGGCGGCGGGCGAGGACCTGGTGGTGCGCTGCCCGGGCTGCGGGTACGCGGCGAACACCGAGAAGGCGCTGTCCGCGCTGCCCGCCGTCGTCGACCCGACGGACGCCGACCGGCCCGGCGCCGACCGGCCCGAGGAGTTCGCAACGCCCGCGGCGCGCACCATCGAGGAGCTGGCGGAGCGGCACGGCGTCGCGCCCGAGCGGCAGCTGAAGACGCTGGTGCAGGTGGTCGACGGGGTGCTGACGCTGGTGCTGCTGCGCGGCGACCACGCCCTGGTCGAGCAGAAGCTGCTGGACGCACTGGGCGCCTCGGCGACCCGGGCCGCCACCGCCGAGGAGATCACCGCGGCGCTCGGCGCCTCCCCCGGCAGCCTCGGCCCGCTGGGCGGCCACGGCCTGCCCGTGGTCGCGGACGAGGCGCTGCGCGGCCGCACCGGCCTGACCTGCGGCGCCAACCGGGACGGCTTCCACCTGCGCGGGGTGTCGGTCGGGCGGGACGCCGGGGTCGGCCGCTGGGCGGACCTGCGGGAGGTCGCGGCGGGCGAGGCCTGCACGGAGTGCGGGTCGGCCCTGGAGGTGCTGCGCACCATCGAGGTCGGGCACATCTTCCAGCTCGGCCGCCGCTACACCGAGGCGCTGGACGTGGCGGTCTCCGGGCCCGGCGGCGAGCGGGTGGTGCCGCTGATGGGCAGTTACGGCATCGGCGTGGAGCGGGTGCTGGCCGCCCTGGTGGAGGCGCACCACGACGAGCGCGGCATCCGCTGGCCCGCCGCGGTCGCCCCGTTCGACGTGGTGCTGACGGTGCTGCCCGACCGGGACGGGACGGTGGCGGCGGCGGCCGAGCGGCTGTACGCGGAGCTGGGCGCGGCGGGCGTGCGGGTGCTGCTGGACGACCGGGCGGAGCGGCCCGGGGTGAAGTTCGCCGACGCCGAACTGATCGGCGTGCCCCGGCGGTTGACCGTCGGCGCGCGTTCGCTGGCGGCCGGGGTGGTGGAGCTGACCGCCCGGGCGGACGGCGCCGTCCGCGAGGTGGCGCTCGACGCGGTGGTGGCGGAGCTGGCCGGGTCGGTCGGCTGA
- a CDS encoding ATP-binding protein produces the protein MTKYTANPLLWVLFLVLAAAVLVVVRQRKAAAALRQEIGGLREHYTDLEHHYTQSVASAQEQADEATKTVLKSAMRTLQGLAAEQQLILSRLQDKYGESVILQDLLEVDHTNSQFGRRAQSIAVLCGGWLGRHRDVASVYDVVRSAQGRIRHYRRVEILSQVDFGVSSRAVEPVALALAELLDNATSYSSPDTVVEINIRTVPKGVVIVVDDAGVGMNDEERARAERLLTTERVNGVGGLGNPPQFGLAVIGVLSERFGFEVSVDSASPYGGVRSVLLLPHELLTGMPDRRSQPPAASAPMAAQAPAQAPAPVARPAAQPAALPAAAVPPPATESFGSTEDGLPIRRRKRPMAIVPATETAPYGAPAAPAAAASRSGEQTAAILGAFQRGTRSGRATQRDDANQTTSTRGASSEGHEFS, from the coding sequence ATGACGAAATACACAGCGAACCCATTGCTCTGGGTTCTCTTCCTCGTCCTGGCCGCCGCGGTCCTTGTCGTGGTCCGCCAGCGCAAGGCAGCCGCGGCACTCCGACAGGAGATTGGCGGGCTCCGGGAGCACTACACCGACCTGGAGCACCACTATACGCAGTCGGTCGCCTCCGCTCAGGAACAAGCGGACGAAGCAACCAAAACGGTATTGAAGTCCGCCATGCGGACGCTCCAGGGCCTGGCTGCGGAACAGCAGTTGATCCTCTCCCGGCTGCAGGACAAGTACGGCGAGTCGGTGATCCTGCAGGACCTGCTGGAGGTCGACCACACCAACTCGCAGTTCGGCCGCCGCGCCCAGTCCATCGCCGTGCTGTGCGGCGGCTGGCTCGGCCGCCACCGCGACGTCGCCTCGGTGTACGACGTGGTGCGCTCGGCCCAGGGCCGCATCCGCCACTACCGCCGGGTGGAGATCCTCTCCCAGGTGGACTTCGGCGTCTCCAGCCGCGCGGTGGAGCCGGTCGCCCTGGCGCTGGCCGAGCTGCTCGACAACGCGACCTCGTACTCCAGCCCCGACACCGTCGTCGAGATCAACATCCGCACCGTGCCCAAGGGCGTGGTGATCGTGGTGGACGACGCCGGCGTCGGCATGAACGACGAGGAACGGGCCCGCGCCGAACGGCTCCTGACGACCGAACGGGTCAACGGCGTCGGCGGCCTCGGCAACCCGCCGCAGTTCGGCCTCGCCGTGATCGGCGTGCTCTCCGAGCGCTTCGGCTTCGAGGTCTCGGTGGACTCCGCCTCCCCGTACGGCGGCGTCCGCTCCGTCCTGCTGCTACCGCACGAACTGCTGACCGGCATGCCGGACCGGCGCTCCCAGCCGCCTGCCGCGTCCGCCCCGATGGCCGCCCAGGCCCCGGCCCAGGCGCCCGCCCCCGTGGCGCGACCGGCAGCGCAGCCGGCCGCGCTCCCCGCCGCCGCGGTCCCTCCCCCGGCAACCGAGTCGTTCGGCTCCACCGAGGACGGCCTGCCGATCCGCCGCCGCAAGCGGCCGATGGCGATCGTCCCGGCCACCGAAACCGCCCCCTACGGCGCGCCCGCAGCGCCCGCCGCCGCCGCGTCCCGCTCCGGGGAGCAGACCGCGGCGATCCTGGGGGCCTTCCAGCGCGGCACCAGGTCCGGTCGCGCCACCCAGCGGGACGACGCGAACCAGACGACCAGCACCCGCGGTGCAAGCAGTGAAGGGCATGAGTTCTCGTGA
- a CDS encoding roadblock/LC7 domain-containing protein — MNDDLSWMLDSALEIPGALHAVLISADGLLMARTRDIDKDNADRVAAAMSGVQSLSRSLGFFCDNPTQRWQQTLVEFDGGWVFLISAGDGAYLGVSALPDVDMQDITFRMQQLVGQLGKFLAAPPREDLGVRR, encoded by the coding sequence GTGAACGACGATCTGTCTTGGATGCTCGACAGCGCGCTGGAGATCCCGGGGGCCCTGCACGCGGTCCTGATCTCCGCCGACGGCCTGCTGATGGCCCGTACCAGGGACATCGACAAGGACAACGCGGACCGGGTGGCCGCCGCGATGAGCGGCGTGCAGTCGCTCTCCCGCTCGCTCGGCTTCTTCTGCGACAACCCGACCCAGCGCTGGCAGCAGACCCTGGTCGAGTTCGACGGCGGCTGGGTGTTCCTGATCTCCGCCGGTGACGGCGCCTACCTGGGGGTGTCCGCGCTGCCGGACGTCGACATGCAGGACATCACCTTCCGGATGCAGCAGCTCGTGGGCCAGCTCGGCAAGTTCCTCGCCGCGCCGCCCCGCGAGGACCTCGGGGTCCGCCGGTGA
- a CDS encoding DUF742 domain-containing protein codes for MKAGGEDFEFEPVDLVRAYVITKGRELPDDQELSLITLVTAAPAEGRRPVRLTPEEARLLDICSAGYLSVAEVAGHTRLPLGVVRIVLASLTEGGHLMTRPPVPRARNADKDLLEEVLNGLHRKFG; via the coding sequence GTGAAGGCGGGCGGCGAGGACTTCGAGTTCGAGCCGGTGGACTTAGTCCGCGCCTACGTCATCACCAAGGGCCGGGAGCTGCCCGACGACCAGGAGCTCTCCCTGATCACCCTGGTCACCGCCGCCCCCGCCGAGGGCCGCCGCCCCGTCCGGCTCACGCCGGAGGAGGCGCGGCTGCTCGACATCTGTTCGGCCGGCTACCTGTCGGTCGCCGAGGTGGCGGGCCACACCCGGCTCCCGCTGGGCGTGGTCCGCATCGTGCTGGCCTCGCTCACCGAGGGCGGCCACCTGATGACCCGTCCGCCGGTCCCGAGGGCCCGGAACGCGGACAAGGACCTTCTGGAGGAGGTGCTCAATGGGCTTCACCGCAAGTTCGGATGA